The window TTTTCATGTAAAGCCAAATTAAACCAGCCAGCATCTTGCAAATATTAGCCGGTAAAACCTGCGAACAGGGCACTAAATAATTAGGATTCAGATCTCATTCACGCGAGCAAGACGATGGAGACAAATTGAAGGCACCTCAGCTTATTGACAGAATCTCACACGGTTAAGCAACAAGTTCACCAGAACAGTCAACACATGCACTAggacaaacttttttttaagaaaatcaaagcATTAAACAGAACAAATTTCtttaatgaaataagaaaaatgatatataatCTATATCGTAGATAACTGTTCAAGAGATTAAATAATCACGACAAAATTGAGTTGTATCCTCTTTCCATCCATTAGAGAAACAATTGCGAAGGTGGTTAGTGAACAATGGGATCCGGTCTTCGTTGATGCTGGAAAAAATGCGGAGCAGCCTCTGTTAGCCAAGAAGGATCAACAGTCATGACATTCCTCATGTATTGCCGGTCTGTTGAGACAAGAGAGTGGTATACAACCCATTTTGGATTAACTCTGCAACAAGATAAAAGTTTTCAGATGATCAGACTTTGCACGTGTACAAAACACAATATGAGAACTCAACAGCAAAACTTGACCATATTTGTCAAGCCCCAGACACTGAGACGCCATATTATCTAGATTCTACCATAAGATGATACAAAGCCATCTTCTAAATCCATTCAAGGATCATTCTAAGCACCAATATTCATAAATACTATCAGTTGATGAAATTCAGTGAACATCTAGCACAACGAATACTAGTTCTTAGAgaaacattcaataaaatcattgaTCCTAAATTCAAAATAAGTGGCCTCAAATCATAAATTGAATCCTGAACTTAAATTCTAAACAAGTGAAATACCACTAAGCTGATCAATGGTCAAAGTCCCCAAATTCTTTCTCTCTTTGATGGCTGTTCCTATGTGTTCAAATTTTGAGTCTAGAGATTGAAGAATTTTTTCCAATCACCCGTACATACTCCAAGTTCTCCCCTACCTTCTCAATTGATTCACCATAGTCAGgacttgtaaaaaataatttgaaatcaattcaGAATCTTTTATATGGAGAGATTCAAACTCTCCTCTCAAAGTTTGGAGACAAACTCTTTTCCCCTTATCATCTCCCTACAAGCTAATTAGGAGAATATCCCATGCCTGTTTTGCACCTGCTACAGAAGCGATCTTCTCAAACATGCCCAATCATACATGTACCAAAGTGAGGGCTTTTGGTCCTTCTGGCAAGCTTTTTGCAAAGCTTCCTTCTGCACTTGATTCAAGGTTGTTTCATCTTCAGGCTCTTCGTAACCTCTCTACAACCTCCCATGTATCTTGAGAACCAAGAAGAGCCTTTATAGCATACACCAATTGTCATAATTTTCCTTTgacaattttgaaaattgaaaagcaaACATTCCACTACTCATCATCTTTTCTCAAAAGCTATGATACCATTCCTTAGAAATATGGTGGTGAAGCAAGAAACTAACACAAGAGAAAGAAGTATTTTGAAACTGAAACTCTGATTAACTTACTTCCACATGCACAACTCAAAAACTTACATTACTGTTTATAAGACTCCTGGTACTTTCACAACCCTTACACTTCCACAAAATAACTCCTTGAACATCAACCATATTAATGTAAACACTAGAATACAATGTAAACGTGTGACCAATGCatgaactaattaaatgcattcATGAATGAGTACTAGATTCCAGAACAAGTTTATCTTGAAAACATCTCCTATTGGTTATTCAACATCTATAAACTGGAAAGTCACAATCATGCCTACCCTTCCACAAATGTGGCAAGGAAGAGAGTAGTAAGCCTAACACTACTTAGTTACTATACCCTTCCACAAATATGTGATTCTTGTTTTGATGTTTATGCCATATTTGCAGCACTGGATGAAATTCACTAAATATGTAAATATCAAACTCCAGCCTACCAGATGTAGCAAAAGTTATAACCATCAACACATTTGCAATTGAGAATGTCACTTGAATATGGATTGCTAGCAAAATATTCACGAACCAGTTCACGATTGAGCATCAATTGCATCACAAAACAAAGCATGTGATTCTTGTTTTGATGTTTATGCCATATTTGCAGCACTGGGTGAAATTcactaaatatgaaaatatcaaactCCAGCCTACCAGATGTAGCAAAAGTTATAACCATCAACACATTTGCAATTGAGAATGTCACTTGAATATGGATTGCTAGCATAATATTCACGAACCAGTTCACAATTGAGCATCAATTGCATCACAAAACAAAGCATGTGATTCTTGTTTTGATGTTTATACCATATTTGCAGCACTGGATGAAATTcactaaatatttaaatatcaaactCCAGCCTACTAACCTGAACAACACAGACGAAGGATGAATATAAACTTCTTGAGAACCTCTAACAGTCTTGTACATCCCGTTATGACTGAATGcctttcaataaaatataatcacaACTTTTATCAGGACATTAGGCTAAAAAAGAATACGATTCActgttttaaagtatttaacTTCCTACTGGAATGGAGGAAGATGATATCATGTCCATATTCCATACTTCTAGTCTGGCAGGAAACATGGAAAATTAAGTCACTCACTTCTAAACGACTTGCATTTGCAAAAAATCCAGCAGTAACTGCTTTCCGTACGGCCTACAAGATCATTTAGAGAAAGAAGGTGAGCAGTGGAGGACAGTGAAAATCAGATCTATATGTCTGTACACATACAAACAAATAATGTTTTCAAAAGTCATAGCATGTTTAATAGAAGAGGAAAAGCCAAAGATACGAAGAGTCAACCTCCCTGAGTGTCTGACACATCAAATTATTAAGGTTCATGAAATAGGAGAGACAGTGCACAATTGCATGCCACTCAAAAAGCCACTTATGAAAGTTTATTTGGGTCATGAAGGAGAAACTAAGGCCAAAGTATTTACTGtttcacattttaattttattatgaaattcCCACCTTTTATTTTAGCACATCCTTAGCAATGGAACAAAAGGTAAGAAAACATATGAACCAGAAAGTTAACTCAGACCACTTGAAGAAATCTGTCAAGAACATGTATTTAAGCAAAGTAAGCAATAACATAAGGTTTCCTGAGCTTAATATAGATTCATATAGGATAAATCCACTTTCACATTCAGCTATAAATAAGTTCTCAATGTGCAGAAAAGAGCAGGGCACTAGTAGGAACAAGCAACAAACAGAAAGCATACAAGACCTACTTCAATGAGGGTAGCAATCTtataaaagttctttttttttttttataaacggATTTATTTGTTCTCTCCCAAGAACAAAATCAGTAAATTATTGCAAAACCTACCAGCATGTCCCCTTCACAAGATTTTAAGACTATGCCTAATCTCAGTGCTGTTCTTCTGAGCTGTTCCCTAATTTCAATTACCTTCTTCTGCAGAACAAATTGAATTAGTATCAAAACATAATCTATATGAATGGCaccatttaaaatatatggGATGGAAAAACTGAACGACAGCAGATTTCATTGAGAAAAGCCAACAAAAAGCAGAAAGAAAATTTAACCATATCTAAAGTTTACAGACAGTAGTAAGAACAGATGCATACCATAGCTTGGTAATTCATATAATTCTTATGACACCATTGTGATGATTTACCAGATTGAAGAAAACCTTTATAAACATTTAGGAATGTAACATGGTCACCCTgcaatgcataaaaaaaacatttatgacATTAAAATTTTTGAGATGAGAAAAACAAGATATGTTGGTTAACAAATGAAATGAAGAGCAAAAGTAATCAAATGATGCAGTTAATGAGACCGGTGtagaataaaattagataaagcCGCAGCACAAATGCAAATGTACTAGAAATGAGGTTGTAAAATTAAAGACCAGGTACCAACATGTAAGTTTCATTTTACATAAACTTACTTCAAATCATTGAGCATCAACACAAATATTAAAAGTAGGAGAATATATCACAACTACTAGTTAAATGCAGCtatgaacaataaaataaaatggaaaaagaattATAGCTCCATGCAAGATGAAGCAAGATATTGTTGGATCAGTAAACTAGTTACAAGAAGATGGCTAGGaaggatatttttttcaaaatattgcaGACAAGGCTTGGTATAAGATTCTTCCAGATACAGTTGCTCAATTGGCAGGACTACAAGAGGTACAAACAAGGGTCAAGGATATCTTACTTCTAATTCATacaatcaagaaattaacttcTATGCATAGAACTGTTCACTGCCCAAGATAATAGCAAGAATGATAGACAAAATCAAATACCTCAGCAGCTGCAAATCTCAACTTGGCTTCATCTAATTCCTTTTGCACCCCCCTACCAGAAACCCAAATAGACTGCAACAAGACACGAAAAGCATTAACTAACCTACAAGGTAACATTTCCTTCATGCACTCATTATTTGTATAATTCCTGTAAATGGATTCTTCCTCGTAACTTTATTATTATCGCTAACTATTTTATAGGGTACTTTCTTATGGTTTTCTTAGAATTTTCCGATTCCAACTACTAAGCtgaggaaacaaaagaaaaaagaaaaaaaaccttgaataaataaccaaaaatcTTTACCTGGATGGAGAGAATAGCTGCAATTGTGATGATCTCATCAGAACATCCTAGCTGGTTTGAAGATAgtatcatttttgatatcattggATCCTGCAAAATTTACATAGATTTGAGTTCATGTCTTATAAATTCTAACCAAGAAACCTATGCTTGCCATGAATACAACAGAAAACATTTCATGATAACCAGTAATACTCATTTAGAAcaacatatttaaattaaagatgcaaaataactgaaaaacaaatcaaacaaaagcATCAGGCTGGGCTGATGAACAATAAGATCTCTTTGAAGTAACATCGCTACTCTTACTACATTTCCTCATTTTGTCATCCAGTGGATATATAAGGTAAAAGATATGTTTAGAACATGTATTTCACTCcaaaaagaaattcataattattCACCGCAGATGAGAGAATGATGTGCATAAATAAACGATCCAGCAATAAAAGCCAAAATCTCTACAATAGTCCGGAGGCAACATACTAATGGAATCTCTGCTGCTTGAAACCCAACAGGTGAAGTAAGCTTAGCATCATCATCAAGGACACCTAGTGAATAAAGAACTTCAAGTGCTCGAATCATTGCTTCAGGTGGTGGAGATGCTGGCCAATCAAAGCCTAGTATATTGTCTATTCCCAAGGCTTTTAACTGAGATATCAGAACACAATAACAATTAGAGTCTAAAATACAAACCTTCCAATGCAAAACTTCATGTttacctagaaaaatcaattctTGGAATTTGAAGATTATTTGGCCAATAGTATGAAAgtaacagcagcagcaacaacaataacTTTGTAGAAAGGAAGCATGTGTACACCAcggaaaccaaaaaaaaagggtaCCTGAATCACACAGGAAACAAGTTTTGACCTTTGCATCTCCGGGATCCCAACAGAAGACATTTCATTGACAAAGTACTCTTCCGTGTATAACCTGGTTGCAGACACCAGCATATGTAATTATATGCTGTTATATttgaaaaagacaaagaaaaccaCCAGATGATAATCTTAAATTAACTAGTAAAGccataaaatctataatttacaTACAAAAGAACATGGGGATTGAGGAAAATGTATCAcaaataaagtttataaaaataaggcaGGAGGATTTCTTATCAGGAGTTCAAAGAATTTTACTAAACAAATTCATGACCTAAGATGTTAGATGGATAAAATAAGAACTAGACATCTGTAGCGTATTTGAACAGTTAAAAGAAAGTCATATTGGGCCTTAATATGTCCTTAAAGTTTTAAGTCACCAGAGAGCATATTTGTATCACTGCAGAAAGTCCTAAGAAACAAATTCTTGGTTCCTACTATCAACAGTCCTCATATGTTTCATCCTGCAATAGCTAAttgctaatttaaaaataatgttagcaAAGGTATTCCCACACCCTTGGTCAAGGGTAGTAGAagttttattcaataattagaAGCCTTGGTGAACAAAATATAAACTCAATGTCACGCCCTCAACTCTCTAAGTAATAAAATACAGTAGAGAATGGAAAACATAGTTTAATTCTGTTAACTGAAATgactattataaaacatgcttaagatCAAATTATAAGATCATGAATAGTAAAAATTGACAAGTTCACCCATCTgtatatgaaaaagaaaaacagtaaTGTATATTAATCATCTGTAGTAAGTTACCTGTAACACTTCCCAGGTCGAACTCTTCCAGCTCTACCAGCTCTTTGTCTAGCAGACGCCTTTGATATGGGGGCCACCACTAGATTTTCAATATCTGAGATCTGCGgcatagaaaataaaagcaactaACTAAGAGAAACAGATATGCATATAAAGGTAAAATAATGAGGTTATCTCCTTGAAACAATATAATCATTAATCGTGGAGATACAACATTCTCATAGGTCATGACACAAAGAGAATCTATCCGGCTCCAAAAGTCCTTGACCCCTTACCCATATACTTACTTATTTCTGTACCTAAGCAGGTTTTCATAGCTAattagtcaaaaaaaaaaaaaggcgaaaaaccaaaacaataatGACAACAGGcaagagaaaaaggaagaaactctcaataataatttacatttacatttctaaataatttaatcaattattttctcAACATTAGTTCATATGGAACAAGAATGAAGCATCCATAAATTAATCAACAACTCCAATAAACTAATACCAATGTACATTCAATTAGGAAAGTTGCACTTTCATAGTTGGGTAAATATTAAAAGCACATTTTAACTCCTGAATACCAATAAGAAATGTCACACACACTTATGAGACAGAATTTTGTGTTCAGAAAAATCATACTTCCCTGCAGCACACCACATCTACccattcttgattttttttttttttaaaaaaaaaaaaccttgatgaGAATTACCGGATTGTAGAACTGCTGTTTTGAGAATCCACTGTCAACAACATAGACAACGCCCTAAGGGAATCAAAGGAACAAGGGTAGATGGTGATTCTCTGCCTGGTACCACAAAATAATCACATCTTGTATTTTAGAATAAGAACATGTTACCTCCAGTGTCAATGATGTCTCTGCTATATTGGTTGATATCACCACTTTCCTCTTCCCTCTAGGAGTTGGGGAAAACACCAGATCCTATTAAAGGGAACAAAAAAGCATGTTCCATAATTCCAAAACAAGATAACTAGccacaagaatataaaaaacaatttaatactTCTGGGTAACACACAAAATATCACAAACCTGGTCTGCACGTGGGAGACTGGAGTACAAAGGCAAAACAATCAATCctgaaaaatatgattattttaatcatataaaaatgtCTATAAAACCCATTCCTACAAAAGAAACActgtaaaacaaaaatattattctaccaTTCATTTCATTGAACTCAGTGCTTAGCTCTGGGAACATAAAGTCACACTGCAGTAATTCAATGAGCAGTCCTCATCCAAATACAAAATAGTTGTGCTccttaatttaatctaaatatagTATTTTATGCCACGTAAAAAGAAGTCCTTATCTGAATACAGAAGCACTAACAGAGATATAGTACCACACAGACTTTCACATTTATCAATAATTCTCTATTCACAACCACTCATAGATGACTATATGCAAATAGTTACAAGTCAAAAACTTATGCTGTATTTTGTACCTGAAGAGATCTTTCTGCTGGCATGAGCTTCTTCAGTAAGCAGCCGAATAGCAGCATCAATATCATCTTGACCAGTGAGAAATACAAGAATGTCACCTGCAGGTTCctagaaaacaaatatacatcaaaattattagtGCAGCACAATAGTTTCATTATTCATCTAGGCATATCAAATTTTTCTGAAAGCttgaacttcaaaaaaaaataatataaacgaCATGGAGAAGGCTCTTTACATCAACATCATCAATAAATTGAGTTGTCTTGACCATAGCAAAAGGTAGTGACACTGCATAAGTGCTGATGCATGGAAGGATGGAAGATTCAAATATTGATGCAATTTATCACTAATGAGCTTCTGTCATAAAACTAAATGCTATGAAAATATTTGAAGCAGTGTGTAGTGTTCAATGATACGTTTATGCCCATGATAGGGAAGCTATAAACAGTGACAGGAAACCTTCCACCACtcaaattctattattttaCCAAGAGTTGTAAAGCTTGTTCACAAGATATTTCTAGTTGCTTTCAAGTACAATGACAATTTATACCTGCTATGTACtttattaaaagattttttctGGTTAATTTTGGTTTGAATGACAGGCTTTTCCAAGCTATAACAAGTTTAGATCCATCATACATCAACCATCATGCAATAGCGACAATCCCTCAAGCCTCAGTTACATCCACTCTTCAAGCTAATTGATCAAGAGTCCTCGTAAGCAAGACTTGAGACTCAGTTAATTTACAGATACATAATCAGTTCTGagattctttaattaaaaacttctaACACGTGCCACCAGAGTTGATATATGATTGAGGTCTGTTAACCAAAGGGTGCAAATGCCTCAAGATACAACAAAGAAGTTTTATATCCTAAAGAGGGGAAAATCAACTGAGAAACTCCATTATATTACAAGCCTCAAATCACCTGCTCGTGAATTGACAACACAGTTGAAACAGAAGCCTGAACATAGTCTGAGACAGGCTCCACAACATAATGTATGTGTACATTAAACCCTCTGCCCTGAACGGTTATAGAAAAAATGAGACCATAAGATTATCATATCTAGTCAAACAAAAAATCACCATAAATAGCTTCAAACATGAAAGCGAAGATGGCCTTCAGGGTAAAACAAATTGATGCGCACTCCAAACCATACCTCAACAGATAAAATTGCAGGAACCTTCCTTGGAACAAACTCATGGTCTTCCTGTCCTCGATGCTTTTTGCTActttaaaggaaataaaagcaAGTGAGTTGACAGTCAACCTCACTTACCTTTTTCTTTGAATAGAAATGCTTATAGCTTTTAAAAATTGCTGCAAGCATGGTTAAGTTGAAACGAAtgcccccctcccccccccccaaaaaaaaaaaaaaatctacttacTAAGGCTATGAATGAAGAACCAGAGGGGTCTCACTTTTGCAGCCTAACAAATAAACAAGCtagattatcaaataaaatttgtatGTGGAAAATTGCAAGGTCAACATTTTTAAACCCAAGGTGTGATGCATTATTGCCAGGTTAACAATGCAAATGAAGGTTTTCCAAGTCCCTTCAATTAATCTTCCAAAAGAATGATATCCTGAAACACTAGCATGGCAACAACAGAGAATAGAATCCCACTTTACTCAAGCACTTACAAGCATACCTAGTCTGGAAGAAATCTGACATAGATTTTGCCTCGATTGTAGCAGATGAGATAATCAGGCGTAGTTCAGGTCGACGTCGCTGGATCTGGAATCCCAAGAGTtgtcaaaattaaatgaaaataaatccaCCAAAGCTGGAAATTTAGTTTCTCAAACAAGTGACACCAAACTTTACCTTTTTCAGGAGACCTAGTAGAATATCAGTTGAAATAGACCTTTCATGAGCCTCATCTACCATGATGACACTGAGATATAACATTTTCGAAAAGGTAAGGAAAAATGGCACCAATcaggaaaataaacaaaagaagatTGTGGCATAAAAAAAGGGCTAGAATCTACATATCATAAAATAACTCTAAATCTATTAcaaaataacttacaaaataataaataaataaaaaacacagacAAGACATTTCATTAGGACCGCTGCTCAGTGCTAAGACTATCAAGCTTCACACCATAAGTGCACATGTTCAAGCAAATCAGCACAACGCCAGGAAAAATGCAGCAGAGTACCATTTCCAGTTTCTTCCAGATGATTTCCCAAATTCTTCCTTCCGAAAGAATCCACATGAGTAGTTAATGACTATTTACAAATAAGAATCCTTGATAATGGACCACTAGGTACATCTGGAAATTCAGATCAATGGATCTTTTAGCagttctttaattaaaaagttgGC of the Populus nigra chromosome 7, ddPopNigr1.1, whole genome shotgun sequence genome contains:
- the LOC133698158 gene encoding probable pre-mRNA-splicing factor ATP-dependent RNA helicase DEAH9 isoform X3, which gives rise to MSQQFWKPGSEKPRILEDEEGGVVFFGPPLSSAASSSSRFGYASIGSQRQRLPVYKYRTAILYLVETHATTIVVGETGSGKTTQIPQYLKEAGWADGGRVIACTQPRRLAVQTVASRVAEEMDVKLGEEVGYTIRFEDVTNPAATMIKFLTDGVLLREIMNDPLLTKYSVIMVDEAHERSISTDILLGLLKKIQRRRPELRLIISSATIEAKSMSDFFQTSSKKHRGQEDHEFVPRKVPAILSVEGRGFNVHIHYVVEPVSDYVQASVSTVLSIHEQEPAGDILVFLTGQDDIDAAIRLLTEEAHASRKISSGLIVLPLYSSLPRADQDLVFSPTPRGKRKVVISTNIAETSLTLEISDIENLVVAPISKASARQRAGRAGRVRPGKCYRLYTEEYFVNEMSSVGIPEMQRSKLVSCVIQLKALGIDNILGFDWPASPPPEAMIRALEVLYSLGVLDDDAKLTSPVGFQAAEIPLDPMISKMILSSNQLGCSDEIITIAAILSIQSIWVSGRGVQKELDEAKLRFAAAEGDHVTFLNVYKGFLQSGKSSQWCHKNYMNYQAMKKVIEIREQLRRTALRLGIVLKSCEGDMLAVRKAVTAGFFANASRLEAFSHNGMYKTVRGSQEVYIHPSSVLFRVNPKWVVYHSLVSTDRQYMRNVMTVDPSWLTEAAPHFFQHQRRPDPIVH
- the LOC133698158 gene encoding probable pre-mRNA-splicing factor ATP-dependent RNA helicase DEAH9 isoform X2 — its product is MSQQFWKPGSEKPRILEDEEGGVVFFGPPLSSAASSSSRFGYASIGSQRQRLPVYKYRTAILYLVETHATTIVVGETGSGKTTQIPQYLKEAGWADGGRVIACTQPRRLAVQTVASRVAEEMDVKLGEEVGYTIRFEDVTNPAATMIKFLTDGVLLREIMNDPLLTKYSVIMVDEAHERSISTDILLGLLKKIQRRRPELRLIISSATIEAKSMSDFFQTSKKHRGQEDHEFVPRKVPAILSVEGRGFNVHIHYVVEPVSDYVQASVSTVLSIHEQEPAGDILVFLTGQDDIDAAIRLLTEEAHASRKISSGLIVLPLYSSLPRADQDLVFSPTPRGKRKVVISTNIAETSLTLEGVVYVVDSGFSKQQFYNPISDIENLVVAPISKASARQRAGRAGRVRPGKCYRLYTEEYFVNEMSSVGIPEMQRSKLVSCVIQLKALGIDNILGFDWPASPPPEAMIRALEVLYSLGVLDDDAKLTSPVGFQAAEIPLDPMISKMILSSNQLGCSDEIITIAAILSIQSIWVSGRGVQKELDEAKLRFAAAEGDHVTFLNVYKGFLQSGKSSQWCHKNYMNYQAMKKVIEIREQLRRTALRLGIVLKSCEGDMLAVRKAVTAGFFANASRLEAFSHNGMYKTVRGSQEVYIHPSSVLFRVNPKWVVYHSLVSTDRQYMRNVMTVDPSWLTEAAPHFFQHQRRPDPIVH
- the LOC133698158 gene encoding probable pre-mRNA-splicing factor ATP-dependent RNA helicase DEAH9 isoform X1, producing the protein MSQQFWKPGSEKPRILEDEEGGVVFFGPPLSSAASSSSRFGYASIGSQRQRLPVYKYRTAILYLVETHATTIVVGETGSGKTTQIPQYLKEAGWADGGRVIACTQPRRLAVQTVASRVAEEMDVKLGEEVGYTIRFEDVTNPAATMIKFLTDGVLLREIMNDPLLTKYSVIMVDEAHERSISTDILLGLLKKIQRRRPELRLIISSATIEAKSMSDFFQTSSKKHRGQEDHEFVPRKVPAILSVEGRGFNVHIHYVVEPVSDYVQASVSTVLSIHEQEPAGDILVFLTGQDDIDAAIRLLTEEAHASRKISSGLIVLPLYSSLPRADQDLVFSPTPRGKRKVVISTNIAETSLTLEGVVYVVDSGFSKQQFYNPISDIENLVVAPISKASARQRAGRAGRVRPGKCYRLYTEEYFVNEMSSVGIPEMQRSKLVSCVIQLKALGIDNILGFDWPASPPPEAMIRALEVLYSLGVLDDDAKLTSPVGFQAAEIPLDPMISKMILSSNQLGCSDEIITIAAILSIQSIWVSGRGVQKELDEAKLRFAAAEGDHVTFLNVYKGFLQSGKSSQWCHKNYMNYQAMKKVIEIREQLRRTALRLGIVLKSCEGDMLAVRKAVTAGFFANASRLEAFSHNGMYKTVRGSQEVYIHPSSVLFRVNPKWVVYHSLVSTDRQYMRNVMTVDPSWLTEAAPHFFQHQRRPDPIVH